The window GGGGAGTAGAAGAAAGAAGCAAAGTATATGCTTCTATGTTGTCTCTAATCTGCATTGGAGAGGTTATCCAATCATGAAAAGTGGAGAGGGTCAAAAATTCCTCAAGTCTAATGACAACAAAGTGGAGAGTTTCAAAAATTCCTCAAGCAGTACTCAAGCAGTAATGACTAACTGAAACTAAGTCTAACGGTGACCAAGAAAAAACTTAAGTCCAATTGCAAAACTATCACAAGGTTGTCAGTTTCTTCAGACCAACTGTTACAACTTCCAGCACTGAAAGCAGCAAAATAATGCAAACAATGGCAACATAATGACTTAGCATTATCCACTTGGCTGAAAATAATGCTATCACCTCTTAAAATTAGATAATATAGGATCAATTGGAATATGATGGGCTGACCGCCACAGGTATCAATACTAATGTACAACTTGAAGAAAGCTGTAGAAAACACCATTATACCCCGATGCTCACACTAGCTTGATTACAATGGGAGCAATTTAATTATCAACTCTATAGTCCTTTCACTAtatcttttcttgcctttcctaaCATCTTTAACCCCACATTTCTCTGTAAAATTAATGAACTGTCTTTAACAAGTAAAAGGGCAATCCGGTACACAAAGTAACCCGCGTTCACACAGGGTAAAGGACGCACCCCAAGTGGGAGTGATGTAGGCAGCCTAACCTGATAGAAGCATTAGTGGCTAATTCCAACGGCACAAACCCGTGACCTAACATAACAGTCCAGAGTAGAATATGGTCCAGAGTTggaccgttgctccaaggctccacTTTGAACAatgtaaagaagaaaaaaatactgTTGCTCTAAACCTTGGTACTAACTGTCTAGAGTAGAATATGGTCCAGAGTAAAATATCTTAAAAGCATCATTTAAATACTGTAGGTTTAAAAATAGTGGCAGAGTCACTTACCGTGATATAATCAAGACCAGCTCCCATCTTGACAGCTTTATCGGGATGGTAATTGAGAACAGTGTCAATGATATATGACTGGTCATCAGCAGATAATGGGTCGCCATCATTGTACCTTCACGAAGAAAATGTAACCAGAAAATGTTACAAGGGGGAAAACAGACCATTTAAGCAGAAGGAAGGGGAAGAGTATTAGCTTTTCATTATTGACTAGCAGAGCAAATAATGGATGTCATTTTTTGTGACATCCTGAATATGTACCAATTCTATTTGTAATGCTAGGCCTTTTTCGACATTAACAAAAGTTCCATCAGAAGATGTCTGATTCCATCTGCTTTGCCCCATTATTGGATGGAAACGAAATTGACTTTTTCCTTATCCACGACTTTATCCTCCCTCTCACTAAAACTAATCCAAACTCAAAATGACACCActctctttttcctttctctctttcTATCCAAAACATCCGTCAGCATTTTCTTTTCCTGTAAACTCATCACTTGACCCTACCGAGGGTAGTTGTGATCCCTTGTTTTCCATTAACAGTAAGGCAACTGCTAACAAAATATAATATGGGGAAAACATATGCAGATTGAATAAAAAATTGTTCAAATTCTTCAATCTGTGACCTGTCTATAGGTGCTTGgaacctttttttttgttttttttcctgtTGAGAGCAGTAGGTGCAGAGTACTTGATATGGTAGACTACAAACAATTTGTAAATCCAATAGCAGCCAGTTTTCAGCAGAAAAAATAAGAGGGAACAGCACCCAAGGGTGTAGCCTAGTGGTCAATGAGTGGGtcgagaaccatgaggtctcaagTTCAAATCCCAGTGGAggcaaaaacactaggtgatttcttctcatgtatccaagccttggtggacGGACAGAGTCATCCTGACCTGCGCTGGTGGGTGGTAGCAGCTACCCAACCAAggtgataaatttaaaaaaaaaaaaaaattaatcggAAATGAGACTCAATTTCTCTGCTGGAATTAACATTTTCATCATGTAGCAGTTGTCACAAATGTATATAGTCAATGCAGAGATATATAGAACTTACCCTGTCTGATGCATTATTCTTCTGATATTCAGCATAATAGGATCAACATTTGAAAGTATGTCTTGTTCCTCTTCTGTGAATATATCCATCCTTTGCCTTGTTGCTGTAAAATTCCCACCTCTATTGGAGTCATCAGCTGATCTTGCAGGCCGGTTGCCCTTCCACTCTCCACCACTAGAAGAGCCCCAACCTcgtgaattatccctaaaatctCCTCTTGTATTACGTCTGCGCTGACCCCACTGAGGTTGCTTATCATTCTCTTCAATGCCAACCTTCTGAGAATTCCAACCACCAACTGTTGAAGAATTCCAACCACCAACTTTTGTAGCGTCATCACGAGTTGGTTCATTTAACTGTTCATCTCCACTTATACTAGAGCTCCCTCCATTAACTAACTGGTCAACCCTTCTATTGCCTTCAGCAGCCGCTGAACCAAATCCACCACCTTTAGTAGTTTTTCCCCAAGATGACTCAGAATTTGACTGTTTAGGCCCGTCCAAAGAACCACCATCTTTTTCCACCTTTTTACCCCATGAGGACCAAGATCCTGACTGCTCCCCATTCCCAGACTGGTGAGGCTTATCCTCGGGTTCATCAACCTTTTTCCCCCAAGAAGACCCACCATCTTTCTCCACCTTTTTCCCCGAAGAAGCCCCACCATCTTCTTTCACCTGTTTCCCCCATGAGGACCAAGATCCTGACTGTTCTCCTTTCCCAGATGGTCGAGGGGTATTCTCAGATTCAACCTTTTCTCCCCAAGAAGAACCACCATCTTTTTCCACCTTTTTCCCCCAAGAAGAAACACCATCGTTTTCCCCTTTTTTCCCCCAAGAAGAAACACCATCTTTTTCAACCTTTTTCCCCCACGAGGACAAAGATTCTGACTTCTCTTCCTTCCAAGACTGGTGGCTATGATTTTCTGCTTGCTCAACCTTTTTACCCCAGGAACCACCATCTTTTTCCACCTTTTTCCCCCAAGAAGAAACACCATCATTTTCCACTTTTTTCCCCCAAGAAGAAACACCATCTTTTTCCACCTTTTTCCCCCATGAGGACAAAGATTCTGACTTCTCTTCCTTCCCAGACTGGTGGCTATGATTTTCTGCTTCCTCAACCTTTTTCCCCCAAGAAGAACCCCCATCAATTTCCACCTTTTTCCCCCAAGACGAACCACCATCAATTTCCACCTTTTTCCCCCAAGAAGAATCGCCATCTTTCTCCACCTTTTTCCCCCATGAGGACAAAGATCCTGACTTCTCATCTTTCCCagattggggattatgactttcCATTTCCTCAACCTTTTTACCCCACGAACCAGTATCTTTTTCCACTTTTTTCCCCCAGGAGGACAAAGATCCTGACTGCTCCTCATTCCCAGACTGGCTATTCCCAGCTTCATCAACCTTTTTTCCCCATGCTGACCATGACCCTGACTGCGCTGTATTCCCGGATTGCTGAGGATTACTGTCTACTTCCTTAGCCTTTCCTCCCCAGGCAGACCATGATTCTAGCTGCTCTCCGTTCCCAGATTGACGAGGATTATTCTCAGCGTCATCAACCTTTCTGCCCCAAGAAGACCAGGAATCTGACTGATTGACAGCCTTTTCAGCGCCATTTTGGGTTTTAGCCATATCCCAGCTACCACCAGAtttgacattctcagatgatgccTTTTCCCATGCAGAGCCACTAAGCTTTCCTTCATCTAAGTTTTCATTTTCTATACCATTATCAAATTCAGCTCTATCTTCAAAAGTGGGCTTATCTGAACCAGAGTCCCGATCAGGAGACAGGTATAATCCCATATCTTCGTCTTCCACCTCCAGTTCTTCAACTTCCGCACCAAGACAACTGGTACCTTCTACTTCTTGAGCAGAGCTGCTCCTCACCAAGTGCAGGAAGCTATAAACATCATGTGCATCCGGTATATTCAATTCAACCTTGCACAAAAAAGACTTTCACATGTTAGCCTCAAGGCCCTTAAACCAAAAAAATGTGCAACTTCGACAATAGATATTCAGCTGCTTATCAAACAAAAGAACTTAAGTGCATAGACCATTAAACTACGCCCAAAATTGGATGCGTTGGATGAAAATACACGTGCTAGTTGTAGCTGGTTAAGAATTCAGCTTAATGGTACAGGTCAAGAAAGCTATTTATGACAACTACAGAACCTTTAACCAAGTAAAATGTAATCAACCTGCTTGAAACACAAATTTGTAATTAATGGCTGCTGAGAATACAACAATTAAAACTACCATTTCAACATAATGGCTCCTGGTCTACCAAAAAAGTCAAATGCGTTGCGCTGGATTTTACAGTTGTCCAAATTTGAATTAAATTTTTTACATAGTATTTCACTGtttaaataatacatcataatCTGTATAGAGCAGTCAACTAATTCTTTGAGGATCATCACATGTCACAAGAGAGGGTTGCTcaagtggtaagcaccctccacttccaaccacaAAGGTTGTGGGTTCGAGTCCCCAAGGGAGCAAAGTGGGGAGCTCTTGGGGAGGGATAAATAAAAGGATCACTCACATGTTTCACTAAATATCTTATTACATGAATTGTCCAGACATGAGAAAATAAGTTTCTTATGCATGAGCTAGCATACATGCAATACATTGAGTCACTCATATTTTTATTGATCGATGAGGTGTCTACTTTACTTCTGGTATAAGACAGAATGTGTTTGCTTCCATTTCAAGGTCACAAGAAATAGCAGCCTTCCAGTCTACTACAACATGCTACCACAAAAATGGAACTTAGCCAAGGACAGAGATCAGATAACAGTGTCAAAACTCTCTGGTTGTTTGAGGCACATAGGTCCccaattttttatatttacacaaagaaaaagaaaaaatgcatTCAAATTTCCAAGTCCTGGGAAAAGTTGCTTCCATAGTTGTCCAACCTTTCCATCTTATGTTCTTTTACCTTAATAAAACCACCTTTGCATGGAATGGGAAAATCATATTGCACCGCTAATCTACTACTCCATGCATTTTTTGCACAAGTTTCAAGGTTATTTATGTCTTCTCTTCCTTGAGGTTACATAGTTTGTCACAGATAATTATCGAAAAGATGGTTCAGTGATTTGAATCTTCTAACATTATAAAAACATAAGATCAAGCCATCTAGGAAAAGCAAATGCATTTCTTTGGCACGAAGTATAAGTTAGTATTAGACCATTTTTACTCCACATATTTGTTATCATACATGTATTGGATAAACTAGGATAAAGGTGCACAGGTTACACTTGGATACATAGTACATACGTAATTATTCTTCCTGGAGTTTTAGTTTTTACAGTGGCATGAACCCATTTAGACAACTCAATCATTAAAGGAAAGAATAACCACACACTTCTTGCATCCTTGGTTACATTCTTGGTTCTCGCATGGTGAACTTATCTCAAAAAGATCATAGTGGACGACTGTAAACATCAAAGCATAAATTTCATCATCCTAAAAAAGAATACATGTTCACCAAAACATTGAACTGTCAACCTCTAGCCAGATACTCTCTCCATTACATAACATTTGTGCTAGTTTGATCGGCATGACTATCAAGAGAAGAACTGAATGTGTTAATTGAGTTATTTGTTGTTGGAGGGGGCAATGGTGGGTTCAATTTTTGACTTCTGTATCTGGAGTAATAGAGGTTATATTGTATTCAAACTAGGAAAAATTATTACTGTAGAACTGGAAAACAGGTGTTCCAAAATATAAGATGCAAACATAATAGAGCAATAATTAGAGAAAAGTGATGTCACACAGCTAAAGATTCGTCAGAGCATGCAATGATCTGTAAATTAATATAACTCCATTCGGCCAATTAATGAAAGAACGAGACATAACAATATAGAGAAATGGCTGTATCTGAAGAGCATATATCAACCAATCGCATGACCCAATCAAATCAAAAGCCAATATAACGCATTCTTATACCAAATAACTATTAAGATGTTACAGCAAAAGACGTACATTTTTTGTGTTCCAGATAACTTCAAAAGGAGATCCTGTACCAACTGCCACATGTTTTCCCCAGGAGCAAGAAGCCACAATGCTTGACAAAGAATCAACATGGCACTTTTCAGCAGCCCTCTCAAAGCATTTTCTTGGGGTCTAAGAAAGATAATAAAATAGGACTCTCATTAAAAAGATAGCTCACAGGGAAAGTAGTCAATGTAAAATGTTGTAGAGAACAGAAGAAAACTAATGCCGCTTACAAATAACGTTGCTTCCGTAAATGGTATCTGCATGTTTAATGATCGAGACAATGCTTTTATTCCACCAGCATTAAAACCAATCAGATTTCCTGCGCAAGTCATGCTATTAGCCAACAGAACTAGGTGGTCTTTGAGAACACCCTTTGTGACCATTGTAACTGACGTCGATAGGCGCTGCAAAACAAACCATATTGTAAGCACTTCGAGTAACTGACGTCGATAAACTTTAGGAAGGAAAAGTTGATCACCAAAATGTTTAAGATTAAATTGTAGCTGAACCAATCACCATAGACATGTCAGGAAGTCCACAGATATTGTGGATAGATCAGATTTATAATTACTACTCAAAAATCCTATCTCTCCCGGAAAGGATATCTTTCAAGTTTCAAGGCTCATCAAGTGTATAGACTGAAAGAAACCTCAGATGTTTTGGTGGAGTCTCACCTCCAACCCACTTGCTGAAGACCAGATGTTTGCTTAGTCTTTTTTGTCCAAACAGTCCTATGTAAATAGTTCTACTGTCTTTTTAGATTTTTTGAGCTCCCTCACTCTAGACTAGCCTCTTTAAGGTATATTTTTTGGTTATTGGCTAGCTCCCAGATCCTATCATAACATCTTGTAAATGGATCTAGCATCTCTATTTTTGCAATCACTGCATCTGCTTGATGCCTTTCAATGAAGCAACTCTATCAACCAAAAAAAAAGGGTCAACAAGGGGCTTTACAAATAGGTCTGTTTTCAGAGACGTGATGTGAGAAGGCCACGATGTTTGTTTATGAGAATGCCCTGGGGTACGTGTGTGGCTACCCACAGAGCATTACCCGCACAATAGAAAGAAATTCAAGGCATTTAATGGTGCACCTTAACAGCTTGCTCAAAGGCACAAGAAATTCCAATCAGTTCTTGGACTTGCTTTATTGCATATGGGATGGAGCGCCTAGTGTCTATCAAATGGATGAAAGGAAGACAGGAATCCATGAGAATCCTCCATGCATCTCCTCTTTGCTTAACAGCTTCTTTTTCGAGAACAATATCCAGAGCTAATTCACCACTTTGACTCTTGGACGGGTTCCTAATCCAAGTCATTGTGTCAGGAGAAACCCAAACTATATTTGCACTTGAAACCCTTGGATCACCTGTCCATTATGGGTGTACCTTGTTAGAATCAAGCATTCATTTCCAAGAAAAACCATGGTATAATAAATTGAAATTCTTCGCAACTGCAGTTATCCTAGGAAGCCATAACAGAAAATGCATATATGTGTATAGTACTTAAATGTGATATACTGTAACACCTTAAGATGACATCAATAAGAATAGAGAGACCCTGAGAATTTTTTACCTTTATTCATGACAAAACAACCATCATTCTTCACATTTATACTAATAAGCCAGCGCAATTATCCAGTTCTCCGTTTTAACTAATAAACCAGTTCAACACAAACAGGTTTGGAACCTTGGTCCAACCTATACTATCAACCTTCTCCTTTTTCTCCTTCCATGACAAAActcaatttaaagagaaaatttaACAGTACACTAGATGTAAAAACTGGATTGGATTTATACTCAAAATGACCATGCGCACACTCAAATACCGTGAAACATGTTCAGTTAATCCAAAACTACCTTTGATAACTGTATCCAACAGAATTGGGCATATCATATCAGCAAGAATGTGAGAAACCCTCTCTAAGTGATCGTCACTCGCATCTGGCCAAGAGAACCTCAAGCATGGTGTGTTCAAACACTTGCTTCCAGAATTGTAGCAAAACGAACAAAATGCACTGCATAACATAAAAAATCATAATGATGCAAATGTTTTGTAAGCGCATAGGATTTATTTTGCACACAAAGCAATAACTAAAGATGGGTAATAAGATAACAATACAGCAGTTGATTAATCTCTTGAATTGATAAAGATGCAAGGTAGATAGAAGAGTAAAAGAGATCAGGAATCGCAGCACAAAGACTTGCAGGCTGATTTCTGTGACAAAATTAATGAAACAAGAAAGGCAAGAAGGCATCCTTAGGATGAGGTCCATAAAGATGGATACATACTAACAATAGCTCATGCAAGGGATACTAGTTATTGATGCCAATTTATCTACAAATGGTTCTTTCAATGAAACAGTCGCTTTTTTAGTGGCAAGATTAGGAGTAAGTGTTAAAAAAACCTTTAGTTTTAGAGAACCCCTAATTTGCCGAAAAAACTATAAGCAAAGTAATATTGAAATGACTTGGACTACAATTACCTAATAGAGCAAAATCGTTCCAGAGGATTCATTTAGCCAATCCTAACATTATTTGGGCCTGAGCTTATTTATTATAGAAATTTCCACATAAACGATGAATAGTCTTCTAGGATATGTAAAGAGATGAATTGCATTTCAAGTCCACGAATGAAGAGCCACGCATCTGCCTGACATATAGAAATAGATTCGGGATGAAATGGACCCAAGGAGAGAAGAACGCATATAAAGGTTCATATAGCTGAAGCCTAGCAGTTTCGGATTGAGGCACAGTTAATTGCTTGACATAGGTGTAGGacactattttaaaaatattaaaccgATCAGAGTCCTTCATCACTTTAATATTGACCTTGTAGCATTTAAGCATAAAAGTACAACAGTTGGTGCAACATGCGGACAATTCCTCATGCATGACTATCAAGTCTCTCAGTCGGACAATAAGTGAATTTAAACATATTCAGGTAAATAGGATGAGTTGAAAACAAGGTGCATGCCATGTTTACAGTTCCACAGATGATAGGACCTGTAGTAGTAAAACGAATAAAGAGCTGCTAAGATTTCCGCTCTAGAGATGCATACACATATAACAGTCTTTATATCACATACTGTCACTAAAGTTAAACCGTCCACATAATCATAAGGTGCATATAGAATCTGGTCTGTGATGctaaaaacttaaaaaatttaacaacataCCGATTGATAAAACAGCAAGATCAGTAAGTCATATTGAAGCAATAAGAAAAAAATAGTGTTTGACCTCGCTGACAAAACTATTCTCTTGAAAAGATTGCCAATCTTTTTTCTCCTCTGGAATGAACTGATATTTTCTTGGCATCTTTCAAGAACCTCAAGAAcactgattcccagattttccaGCTGTCCCTGTTAACCCAAACAGAAGCATCAATGACGAAATAGTTCACGGAAAAAATACTCCAAAGCTTGTAAGTTCGAAAACTAGGTAGAACCTGGTTGAGAGTAATATGACCAACGAGGCCAGTCCCTGTTTCAGAATTCTCATATCCTGCTTGTTGCCCTCCATATCTACAAGAAAGAAGCAGTAAGATCACCGactaagagggtgtttggattggttttataaaaagtagcttttaagctaaaagccaaaagccataagttggtaaTACCCAACTTTTGGCTTTTGGCTTACTTTTATACTTTTTATGCCTACAAGTAAGTGCCTTTAAGCACTTTTTATCTTTGCCAAACACCACACATGCtaaaaaagtgcttaaaagccAATTAGCACGtaaaataagccaatccaaacaccctcttaaaTAATTAGATTATTTTCTTTTTACCTCTTCACAGAGGTCGCTACTATATCTTATAGTATATTGGATATGTATAAGTTAAACTGAGATACAATAGTGCAAACTTCGAATCTAAATTTTATCAACAATCAACAGGTTTTAGCATGACACTTGAGATGTAAAAGCTTGAGTATCTTTATAATGAAAGCAATGAACTATATGTGCAAGAAGTGCTGCTATAAAATTGAGGTAAAACAAATAACTGACTCAAAATGATGATAATGGAACTAACGTGCTTGATAGTTTATGAACAGAAAAGCTGTTCATGTCTAATAATTTGGGAAAAACTGCCAGATCTTTATCATGAGAAGAAAAAGTACTTGAAATCATTCCTATTCTGAAGATTGTCGCCACCTTGCAGCAGTTGCATTAGCTCTCTTCGATTTCAAGGGAGTGAAAAAAGTCTTCTGTACATATTAGAGGAACCTTTTCGTTCTTTCACACTTTTTGAGAACCTTCGACATTTCAGTAAGCATAAATGATGGGTGCTATTTGCAGATAATCATGTTTTCTATGACGATTTTCTACTTTCTGGATAAATCTTATGCCGAATTTTCCAGTTTAATCAAGAGCATTTGTCACTATATCCCAAActtaaaaataagaaagaaactcTTCACTTTCATGTAGTACCAGAAATACCACTTGGCAGCAAAAGAAAATGGAGTTCAAAAATTTATAAACAAGAAAAGACAACTGCAGGCATCAGAGAATAGCAGCAAAAGTTCAACTGAAAATTTGCAGAACCTCGCCAAGGCGTCTAATGAAATAGATATTTAACTGTGAAACCAGTGTAATGCAATTCCATTAGACCAGGAAAAATGTTTTTTGATGCAGTGACTAAGTTGGCTACAATCTGGTCGGAGTATAATCATTGTCTTCCCCTACCCCCATCAAACTAACTTCCATGGTTCTAATCTCAACTTCTATAAATTATTGGCAAAATGACCTAACAACCCCCTAAACTCACTAGATTTCAACGCCAGCctactaatttttatttttttcccatTGAGATTCAGGTCTCAAGTCCAATGACGCACCTGTTCCACAAGCCTCATGTGTCAGATTTCAACAGTGTACTTTTGTTTTGGGCAGATAGTAGGTACACACACACTATTAGAAGACAAGAAAGTGGTAGCATAAAAAATGAAAGATTAGGGTGCTTACTCTATCAAGAACTCATCAGCAGCATCCTTAAGACATACTTTACTCAAATGATTCTTGATGAGGTACGCTGCTTTTTCTCTGCAGCACCCTCTACGGCACCCACAATCATTCAGATAAAGGATTACCCGACGGTCAGAAACATCATTCTTGAAGCTCACTCCACAAAGCAGTATCTCCTGAAATAAGAAAAAGGGGTTGGGGGACACAGTTAGGTGAGTGCATATAAAGTAGCTGGTCAGAAGTAAGTGTCAGAAAAGGACTTGTATTTGAAGCACTACCTTCATCATCTCCCAGGAGGAATTGCTGCTCGGAGAGGAATCAAGAACTGCTTTGTATGCGGGATTGGACATAGCAGTTGCAGCCAACACTCCAACAGGATCACCAGCACCAAATTCACTTGGGAAATTTGACCCACCACTAGCTCCATACTCAAATTGAATAATGGAATTGCTGGAGACATTCCGAACAGTCCCATCATAGCAAATTAGCACATCACGGAGGATGGCCATCAAGTTCTTGAACAAAGTCCCAGGTTCGGTCAATCCCCTTGTGGAGCGGACAATCACTTCTCTACTAGAGATCGAATGAATCATCTCCTGATAAGGGTCCAACCCATAGAACAGACAGCTTCCAACCAACCCAAATTCCTCCGAAGGGTTACTACCAGCAGAAGGATACTTCTTCTGAAACAGTCGAGCCATGTCATTTACCAATGTTTTAGAGTAAAATTTTCCTCTGTCGGATATTTGCATGCCTAAAAACCCAATTTGTTGAACCACCTTATTAAGGGCAGATTCACTCTTGGAATCAATTAGAACACCAATGCCAGATGACTTGTGCACAAAGTCAATAACTGGAAGTTTCTCATTACGCAAGTGATGTTCTAATTGTACTTCCACAGACTCATTATAGGATGACCGCAAGTGATGCAACAACTTGGACATGCACTGAAC of the Nicotiana tabacum cultivar K326 chromosome 7, ASM71507v2, whole genome shotgun sequence genome contains:
- the LOC107772945 gene encoding DNA-directed RNA polymerase V subunit 1, with the protein product MEESSSSKVADGTISGITFGLATPQEICKSSISDCPITHPSLLLNPFLGLPLEAGRCESCGTAEPGQCEGHFGYIELPIPIYHPDHVSELKKMLSLLCLKCLKMKNRKVQVKHVGVLERMLPSCCEDVVQISINEGKTSDGASYLELKVPKNAANLPDWNFLEKYGYRYGDGYSRPLLPSEVLTILRRIHEDTRKKLSAKGYFPQDGYILQYLPVPPNCLSVPDISDGNNIMSSDHSITMLRKVLRQIDIIKSSRSGIPNFEAHEVEANDLQASVVQYLQFRGTGKASRDVDKRFGTNKEAADTTTKAWLEKMKTLFIRKGSGFSSRSVITGDPYKGVGEIGLPCEIAQKITFEETVSQHNMAYLQKLVDEKLCLTYKDGSSTYSLREGSKGHTFLRPGQIVHRRIMDGDTVFVNRPPTTHKHSLQALSVYVHDDHTVKINPLICGPLSADFDGDCIHLFYPQSLAAKAEVVELFSVGKQLLSSHTGNFNLQLATDSLLSLKLMFSKYFFDREAAQQLAMFLQMALPDPALVDVRKSGTMWTALQILGTALPDGLDSCGETHTIGKSQFLGIEYNKDLLSSILNDVITSIYFMKGPNDVLKFFNSLQPLLMENLCTEGFSVSLRDFYTSKAVRDGIQERVQCMSKLLHHLRSSYNESVEVQLEHHLRNEKLPVIDFVHKSSGIGVLIDSKSESALNKVVQQIGFLGMQISDRGKFYSKTLVNDMARLFQKKYPSAGSNPSEEFGLVGSCLFYGLDPYQEMIHSISSREVIVRSTRGLTEPGTLFKNLMAILRDVLICYDGTVRNVSSNSIIQFEYGASGGSNFPSEFGAGDPVGVLAATAMSNPAYKAVLDSSPSSNSSWEMMKEILLCGVSFKNDVSDRRVILYLNDCGCRRGCCREKAAYLIKNHLSKVCLKDAADEFLIEYGGQQAGYENSETGTGLVGHITLNQGQLENLGISVLEVLERCQENISSFQRRKKIGNLFKRIVLSASAFCSFCYNSGSKCLNTPCLRFSWPDASDDHLERVSHILADMICPILLDTVIKGDPRVSSANIVWVSPDTMTWIRNPSKSQSGELALDIVLEKEAVKQRGDAWRILMDSCLPFIHLIDTRRSIPYAIKQVQELIGISCAFEQAVKRLSTSVTMVTKGVLKDHLVLLANSMTCAGNLIGFNAGGIKALSRSLNMQIPFTEATLFTPRKCFERAAEKCHVDSLSSIVASCSWGKHVAVGTGSPFEVIWNTKNVELNIPDAHDVYSFLHLVRSSSAQEVEGTSCLGAEVEELEVEDEDMGLYLSPDRDSGSDKPTFEDRAEFDNGIENENLDEGKLSGSAWEKASSENVKSGGSWDMAKTQNGAEKAVNQSDSWSSWGRKVDDAENNPRQSGNGEQLESWSAWGGKAKEVDSNPQQSGNTAQSGSWSAWGKKVDEAGNSQSGNEEQSGSLSSWGKKVEKDTGSWGKKVEEMESHNPQSGKDEKSGSLSSWGKKVEKDGDSSWGKKVEIDGGSSWGKKVEIDGGSSWGKKVEEAENHSHQSGKEEKSESLSSWGKKVEKDGVSSWGKKVENDGVSSWGKKVEKDGGSWGKKVEQAENHSHQSWKEEKSESLSSWGKKVEKDGVSSWGKKGENDGVSSWGKKVEKDGGSSWGEKVESENTPRPSGKGEQSGSWSSWGKQVKEDGGASSGKKVEKDGGSSWGKKVDEPEDKPHQSGNGEQSGSWSSWGKKVEKDGGSLDGPKQSNSESSWGKTTKGGGFGSAAAEGNRRVDQLVNGGSSSISGDEQLNEPTRDDATKVGGWNSSTVGGWNSQKVGIEENDKQPQWGQRRRNTRGDFRDNSRGWGSSSGGEWKGNRPARSADDSNRGGNFTATRQRMDIFTEEEQDILSNVDPIMLNIRRIMHQTGYNDGDPLSADDQSYIIDTVLNYHPDKAVKMGAGLDYITVSKHTEFQDSRCFYVVSTDGAKQDFSTRKCLENFVRSKYPDKAETFNGKYFKKPQPRNTRNASPSPSVG